The Anoxybacillus amylolyticus DNA segment AGTACTTAAAAAAGAGCCGTTAGTGCTTGTGGTAAAACCAGATCATCCTTTTGCTCAATCAGGGAAGATGAACTTGCAATCGTTGGGCAATGAAAAGCTCATTGTCACTGAACAAGGTTGTAGCTATCGTGAAATGATTGAAGGTTTGTACCGCCATCACGGCATTCGTTTTGAATACACGATTGAATTGGGGAGCATTGAAGCGATCAAGCGCTGCGTCGCTTATGGTCTTGGCATTGCGTTTTTGCCGCTCATGGCGGTGGAAGCAGAATTAGAAAAAGAGAGGTTGGTACGCATTCCCCTTCCATCGATGGAAATCAATCTATACCTTCAGCTTGTATACCATCGCAAAAAATGGTTATCACAGCCGATAAAACAGTTGATGGAGCTCTTCGTTCACATAGAAGGCGTAGTGTAGGGGAGGAAGGATTATCCCTTCGTCCTTCTTCCACTTCGATAGTTGACATAGTATTTTTATGGGAGATAAATTAATTGATCTAGGCGTGTTGATTAACCAATAAAAACCCGTTGACATTGCTCTATTCCTAGCTTTTCTGCCGTTGTCGGCACTTTGCCAACCGGGACCTCGAACAATGAACGCTTTGCGGGCAAATGACATTTGCCCGCCGGCGTTCTTGTTCGAGGGAAAAGGCAGAAAAGTTTGTGCTCAGGCATCTGATTCTATGGCTCTTCTCCAAAAGTTGTGCTCGATTTTCTATAACACGCTCTACTGACGCTTGCGAGGAAGAATCAGCAAACCAATGATTTTTGCACATTCTTGTTCAAGAAAGCGTATCACTTGTCAAGTACATGTTGTGGTGATGAACCAATAAAAAGAAACTTTTTACGTTCTTTAAACAACCGATCATAATCCACCGCCATCTATGCACCTCACTTTCCGTTTTATTGCATATTTTTCGACAAAAGCGTTGATGTTCCTGCTTTATAAATGAAAAAACAGAGAGGAGCGCTCTCTGTTTCTATGAAACCGCGACAATCTTCTGGGCGTGACAAACACCATGTTAAGATCGTATAATAGAACAAAATACGCCTAGAAAGGAGGAAAATCATGGATTATATGGATTATAACGAACAGGTGCGTCAACAACTAATTAAAAGCGTTTCCAGTCTATCAGACGAACAGCTGAATACTTGGGTGACGGAAGGAAATTGGACCATCGCTCAAGTGCTTGAACACCTGTACTTAATCGAAACATCGATCGCTACTATGATCGCCCATACATTAACGTACGGCGTCAGCGAGCCGGTGGAGAAGAAACCGATCCACTTGACCATTGACCGTTCCAAAAAAGTGGAAGCGCCTGATTTCGCCCGCCCAAGTGATCGCTTTTTCTCCCGACATGAGCTCGAAGAAAAATTGCACCAATCGCGACAACGGTTGCGCGAAGTCGCTCAGCAAGCCAACGAAGCTGACTTGGAAACCAAATCGTTCTCACATCCCATTTTCGGACCACTAAATTTAAAGCAATGGGTGGAATTTGTCGGCTACCATGAACAGCGCCATCTCTTGCAAATTGAAGAGATCAAAGCTCATCTGTCCTAGAACCGGAGCTGACCCAAAAGTACACTAAAAAGTAGACTTTTGGAATCAGCTCCTTTTCCTCTGTTCCTATCTTCCTTTTCATTCGGGGCACAGGCACCACATTTAAACAAGTTCTAGCGCCACGGTTTCTTTTAAGCCAAGCGTTCGCGCGGCAAGCGCTTGGACGTCGCGTAAAAGCGTTTCGTTTTTCATGAGCGACACGCCGTATGAAGGAATCATTTCTTTAATTTTCGGTTCCCATGCTTTCATTTGTTCTGGGAAGCATTTTTCCATCACTTCAAGCATGACGTGCACAGCGGTCGAAGCGCCTGGGGACGCGCCAAGCAAAGCAGCGACGGAACCATCGTGTGCAGCAACGACTTCTGTCCCAAATTGAAGCGTGCCTTTTCCTCCTGCTGGTGTATCTTTAATGACTTGCACACGCTGCCCTGCGACAACTAAATCCCAATCTTCGCTTTTTGCGTTCGGAATAAATTCGCGCAATTCTTCCATGCGCTGTTCTTTCGATAACATCACTTGCTCAATTAAATATTTCGTCAACGGCATATTTTTCGCGCCGGCTGCAAGCATCGTCAAAAGGTTATGCGGCTTGACGGACGTAATTAAGTCAAGCAGTGAACCGTTCTTTAAAAACTTTGGCGAAAAGCCGGCAAACGGGCCAAATAATAGCATTTTTTTGTTATCAATAAACCGCGTATCCAAATGCGGAACGGACATTGGCGGTGCGCCGACTTTCGCTTTGCCGTAAACTTTCGCATGATGTTGTTCGGCGACTGCTGGATTATTACAGACCATAAATAGTCCGCTCACCGGGAAGCCGCCGATCCCTTTCCCTTCAGGAATGCCGGATTTTTGCAGTAAATGCAAACTTCCACCGCCAGCACCGATAAAGACGAATTTCGCTACATAATGTTCGACTTCCCCGCTCACTAAATGGCGCACTTTCAGTTCCCATAAACCATCGCTTGTCCGTTTCATGTCGTCCACATGATGTTTGTATCGAATATCGACCCCTTTTTTCGCTAAGTAGTCAAACAACATGCGCGTTAACGCACCGAAGTTGACGTCTGTGCCTGATTCGATTTTTGTCGCGGCAATCGGTTCTGTTACGATGCGGTCTTCCATCATCAGTGGAATCCACTCTTTTAGTTTTTGTGGATCATCGGAAAATTCCATTCCTTGAAATAACGGATTGTTTGCCAATGCGTCAAACCGTTTCTTTAAAAACGTGACATTTTCTTCCCCTTGCACAAAGCTCATATGCGGAAGGGGCATAATAAATTCTTTTGGGTTGCGAATGCGGTTGTTTTGCACAAGATATGACCAAAACTGCAACGACTCGTGAAACTGTTCGTTAATTTTAATCGCTTTGCTTACATCGATCGATCCGTCCGGTTTTTCGACTGTGTAGTTTAGTTCACAAAGTGCGGCATGACCCGTTCCGGCATTATTCCATTCGTTTGAACTTTCATCTGCTGGTTGCCCTAGTCTTTCAAAGACAGTAATGTCCCATCCCGGCGCTAATTCTTTCAGCAATGTCCCTAACGTTGCACTCATAATCCCGGCACCAATTAAAATGACATCTGTTTTCGTTTGTTTGCTCACCATATGAACCCCCTTGATTTACAAAAGCACGCAATCTTGCAAGCCAAAAACTACGACCTTCCATCCCTTTTCAAATTAATTATAACACAATTAAGTTATAGTATGTCACTATTATTCCTAAACTTAAAAATGTGTTTATATTATTTTTGTTGCGTATTAAACCGCTGCCCACTGACACGAATCGACACTATTCTGTCTATATTGATTTTACAAAATCGTTTGATATTTTGCTAGCATGATTTTTATTCACTATTTGGATCACGAAGAGTTATTGCAAACGTCGCATTTCGCTCAAATGGCTTAACAAGGAAAAAAGCGAACAGACATCAACATCTGTTCGCCTTTTCATTACTCTACGCTCGTTTCTTGCGTGCGAATAAATTCCTCATAAAACGCGGCTAAAGAAGTGTAAATGTAAGGGATAAGCCATAATAGCCCAATGCCTAGCGTGAGAATGGAAAGAAGCCCCCAACCGATAAAGCTTAAATACAATAAAAACAGTTTCCATTTGTACCCTTTCATCCGTTTTTTGCTTTCGGTAATAGCTTGGAGCGCACTGTATTCCGGATGGTCTTTTAATAGAAAAAATGTTTGCGAGTATGCGAACGACTTGACAATGCCAGGAATGATAAGTAAAAGACTCCAAAGAAAGACGAAAATGCCAAATAAAATCGACGTGCCGATTAGCTTAAACGGCAATTTTGCTGGCGTGTAAGCTGAAAACATGCGTGAGACGTGAAGATGTTG contains these protein-coding regions:
- a CDS encoding DinB family protein gives rise to the protein MDYMDYNEQVRQQLIKSVSSLSDEQLNTWVTEGNWTIAQVLEHLYLIETSIATMIAHTLTYGVSEPVEKKPIHLTIDRSKKVEAPDFARPSDRFFSRHELEEKLHQSRQRLREVAQQANEADLETKSFSHPIFGPLNLKQWVEFVGYHEQRHLLQIEEIKAHLS
- a CDS encoding malate:quinone oxidoreductase, whose amino-acid sequence is MVSKQTKTDVILIGAGIMSATLGTLLKELAPGWDITVFERLGQPADESSNEWNNAGTGHAALCELNYTVEKPDGSIDVSKAIKINEQFHESLQFWSYLVQNNRIRNPKEFIMPLPHMSFVQGEENVTFLKKRFDALANNPLFQGMEFSDDPQKLKEWIPLMMEDRIVTEPIAATKIESGTDVNFGALTRMLFDYLAKKGVDIRYKHHVDDMKRTSDGLWELKVRHLVSGEVEHYVAKFVFIGAGGGSLHLLQKSGIPEGKGIGGFPVSGLFMVCNNPAVAEQHHAKVYGKAKVGAPPMSVPHLDTRFIDNKKMLLFGPFAGFSPKFLKNGSLLDLITSVKPHNLLTMLAAGAKNMPLTKYLIEQVMLSKEQRMEELREFIPNAKSEDWDLVVAGQRVQVIKDTPAGGKGTLQFGTEVVAAHDGSVAALLGASPGASTAVHVMLEVMEKCFPEQMKAWEPKIKEMIPSYGVSLMKNETLLRDVQALAARTLGLKETVALELV
- a CDS encoding DUF975 family protein, whose protein sequence is MTLSMLRRQARQALKGKWGAAVLFMLVYFFMSTLVPTIIEMLASGGWNAWIEQENPPIAASIFNLLYSFALIPLGIAMYWAFLDVYRGQHLHVSRMFSAYTPAKLPFKLIGTSILFGIFVFLWSLLLIIPGIVKSFAYSQTFFLLKDHPEYSALQAITESKKRMKGYKWKLFLLYLSFIGWGLLSILTLGIGLLWLIPYIYTSLAAFYEEFIRTQETSVE